The following coding sequences lie in one Lolium perenne isolate Kyuss_39 chromosome 2, Kyuss_2.0, whole genome shotgun sequence genomic window:
- the LOC127328552 gene encoding uncharacterized protein: protein MKRKSDSQIASLFRNREAKIASSSLLMVVLVADEQTEDPRHSAPPVQSDSESENETEDTIPDPPSPERPSATSYDAHFRPYDPGERVPISAYADNDQDVVRRGYIAKVPCQPYSHDFGTRKIYGVSRHFSCVWFEHYKWLEYSIEKDAVFCFVCYLFKGRSNGARAPGGDAFVKGGFRDWRRPNAYKKHVGGVTNIHNQALEKYNLFVTPNTKIDNVIVKVSKKDLLLYKNRLTYSLRCLRFLLNQGLAFRGHDESEESNNRGNFIELLKWLAANDEEVDKVVLKNAPGNCILNSPKIQHDIIECCAKETTRLIIEELGDDYYAILADESSDISHKEQLALCLRY from the coding sequence ATGAAGAGAAAGAGTGATAGCCAAATTGCATCTCTTTTCCGGAATCGTGAAGCGAAGATTGCATCTAGTTCATTGCTCATGGTTGTACTTGTAGCTGATGAGCAAACCGAAGACCCAAGGCATTCCGCACCTCCTGTCCAATCTGATTCCGAGAGTGAGAATGAAACAGAAGATACAATACCAGATCCACCATCACCAGAACGACCAAgtgcaacatcatatgatgctcaCTTCAGGCCGTATGATCCAGGGGAAAGGGTTCCTATTTCTGCATATGCTGACAATGATCAGGATGTTGTTCGGAGAGGATATATCGCAAAAGTCCCATGCCAACCATATTCACATGACTTCGGAACCAGAAAAATATATGGCGTAAGTCGGCACTTCAGTTGTGTTTGGTTTGAGCATTACAAATGGCTAGAATATAGTATCGAGAAGGATGCTGTGTTTTGCTTTGTGTGCTATTTGTTCAAAGGGAGATCCAATGGGGCACGGGCGCCTGGTGGTGATGCCTTTGTTAAAGGTGGTTTTAGAGATTGGAGAAGACCCAATGCATATAAGAAACATGTGGGTGGTGTCACAAACATTCACAACCAAGCTCTAGAGAAGTATAACTTATTTGTTACACCCAACACAAAAATTGATAATGTTATTGTGAAGGTGTCTAAGAAGGATTTACTCCTTTACAAGAATAGACTAACTTATTCTCTTAGATGCTTGAGGTTTCTTTTGAATCAAGGATTGGCATTTCGTGGACATGATGAGAGTGAAGAATCAAACAATAGGGGGAACTTTATTGAGCTTCTAAAGTGGCTTGCTGCAAATGATGAAGAAGTTGACAAGGTTGTTCTGAAGAATGCTCCTGGAAATTGCATCTTGAATAGTCCTAAGATACAACATGACATTATTGAGTGTTGTGCGAAAGAAACCACTAGACTAATCATTGAAGAACTTGGTGATGACTATTATGCAATTCTAGCCGATGAGTCTAGTGATATATCTCATAAAGAACAACTTGCTCTTTGCTTGCGTTATTGA
- the LOC139835480 gene encoding UDP-glycosyltransferase 85A1-like, whose amino-acid sequence MAPSSQPATTTPHVLLIPYPAQGHVNPFLRLAKALHARGFYVTFVHTEHNHGRLLRSRGPGAVVGAAADGLRFETIPDGLPRAELDATQDIWALCEATRRACPGHVRELVQRLGRTEGVPPVTCVVADGAMGFAVHVAKEMGLSAYLFFTPSACGFLGYLNFDQLLMHLLTFLTACSEHISSLSSPLSSDNSAI is encoded by the coding sequence ATGGCGCCCTCGTCGCAGCCGGCGACCACAACGCCGCACGTCCTGCTGATTCCCTACCCGGCGCAGGGCCACGTGAACCCGTTCCTTCGGCTGGCCAAGGCCCTGCACGCGCGTGGCTTCTACGTCACCTTCGTCCACACCGAGCACAACCACGGCCGCCTCCTCCGGTCCCGCGGGCCCGGCGCCGTCGTGGGCGCCGCCGCCGACGGCCTCCGGTTCGAGACGATCCCCGACGGGCTCCCTCGTGCCGAGCTCGACGCCACGCAGGACATCTGGGCGCTCTGCGAGGCCACGCGGCGGGCGTGCCCAGGCCACGTCAGGGAGCTCGTCCAGCGGCTCGGCCGCACGGAGGGCGTCCCGCCGGTAACCTGCGTCGTTGCCGACGGCGCCATGGGGTTCGCCGTGCACGTGGCCAAGGAGATGGGGCTCTCCGCCTACCTCTTCTTCACCCCCAGCGCGTGCGGATTCTTGGGCTACCTCAACTTCGATCAGCTCTTGATGCACCTGTTAACATTCTTGACCGCCTGCTCAGAGCATATATCCTCTCTTTCTTCGCCACTATCTTCTGATAACAGTGCCATCTAA
- the LOC127328554 gene encoding UDP-glycosyltransferase 85A8-like, producing the protein MISDIRLRDLPTFIRTTDADDTMLTINIKRCELDAPAADGILLNTFDDLERVALDAIRARLPNTFTIGPLGPEVSPPSYLPSITSSLWKEDDRCVAWLDAQPADGSVVYVNFGSITVVTREQMVEFARGLAAAGSPFLWVVRPDMVRDGVDMLPVPEGFAEEVAGRGLMVGWCDQEAVLGHRATGGFLSHCGWNSTVESLRAGVPMLCWPFFSEQVTNCRYACDEWGVGVQLSREAGQAEVEAALRELMGDGEKAAAMRRKAAEWKEKAASAVAAGGSSQRNLDRFVDEVLRAHSSS; encoded by the coding sequence ATGATCAGCGACATCCGCCTCCGCGACCTCCCAACGTTCATCCGCACCACGGACGCTGACGACACAATGCTCACCATCAACATCAAGCGGTGCGAGCTGGACGCGCCCGCCGCCGACGGCATCCTCCTCAACACCTTCGACGACCTCGAGCGCGTCGCGTTGGATGCCATCCGCGCGCGCCTGCCAAACACCTTCACCATCGGCCCTCTAGGCCCGGAGGTGTCGCCGCCGTCTTACCTCCCGTCGATCACCTCGAGCCTGTGGAAGGAGGACGACCGATGCGTCGCGTGGCTGGACGCGCAGCCGGCGGACGGCTCCGTGGTGTACGTCAACTTCGGGAGCATCACCGTGGTGACGAGGGAGCAGATGGTGGAGTTCGCGCGCGGGCTAGCAGCCGCCGGCAGCCCGTTCCTGTGGGTCGTCCGCCCCGACATGGTTCGGGACGGCGTCGACATGTTGCCGGTGCCGGAGGGGTTCGCGGAGGAGGTTGCGGGGCGGGGGCTGATGGTGGGGTGGTGCGACCAGGAGGCGGTGCTGGGCCACCGCGCGACGGGTGGGTTCCTGAGCCACTGCGGTTGGAACTCGACGGTGGAGAGCCTGCGCGCCGGCGTGCCGATGCTGTGCTGGCCCTTCTTCTCGGAGCAGGTGACCAACTGCCGGTACGCGTGCGACGAGTGGGGTGTGGGCGTCCAGTTGTCGCGAGAAGCCGGCCAGGCAGAGGTGGAGGCCGCCTTGAGGGAGCTGATGGGCGACGGGGAGAAGGCGGCGGCAATGAGGAGGAaagcggcggagtggaaggagaaGGCCGCGAGCGCGGTCGCGGCAGGCGGGTCGTCGCAACGAAACCTCGACAGGTTCGTCGACGAGGTCTTGCGCGCGCATAGTTCTAGCTAG